gttcacatccccatccagcctgagcttcaggcaagaaaccaaggggagggtggcaccatctacttagaggcatgaactacagaggtacagaaatcacaccgcagaaaagcttgtTGTTTTCACTTCACCCCCTGAGGGGATCctggcaatggcctttcaggtggttaaaggtggatgccaagaatttccgttgtaatatagatatgcctgaggcagtgcctcccaggctgcccttacagagaatggaaaggaggaagtgttcacctgccttcttttagatggtcgcataaagcacaaaggactcctgtcccagagacatttgctctgtgcttgaactgggtcctgagatcataggctttcaggataatgcaGGTTGAAGATACCACAGGAGGTCtgtagtgcaaggtgctgctcaaagcagggtcagatagagggtcagaaatcaaagaatgcccctgccaaaggacttctggggatgatagtgatggagaagtcagtagagggttgatggggtggtacaagtcccatggacaaaagggtttcctttttccccttctccagagaatgaaagcctcagctctccacaaagaagaagctgggacactaactttgccactaacatggagatggaaaagatcctgggtcccttacagacagaggctggtccaaaggccaccaccccaatgtcccaagagccccaggcatgcctgccttgctgctgggcaccctgcagccccaggcaggaggtgtgcagggaagagagtggtgtctgcagcctgcagccgttgccacccagcaggtgtggtgggaccctggttccctagatgagactgggctctcctgcatttccccagtgtggagcctgtgtcccttccagctgggaatacagcccggtaGAGAGAGTTAACACGGGAAACaaaatctctgttccggggtgtgaagagagagaggagggcagagggggatctgctcatgccctgggcagtgattccctccctgcagccaggacaaccctgctgatgacctgtaacctgtgagcccaggatgggtgactccgatctgctctggctctaaagatttctcagcccttaagacccaggatgcaaagcaccggtctggggacacctcagcagtcgaagggcccaAATGCCTTGCGTGTtactgagaacttttctgcattctcccggcactggtttgactcctgttgcccatggagcagagattccttctgaggatgaacttgctcactgtgtgactctgaggacaggcttgaccaggcagtccaaatgcctgcaaggcctcaaccctacaacagtgtcccctgcccagcactctactttccagccccttcctcctagaggatttgggttgggaaataccaccagagatctccaggaccacgatctgctctgagctgggctaacttgatagttagatcaggttggtaggtgctttctccaggagggtTTTTATAAGATTTGCTGTCCCGTGCcgcagtgctgctcaactaccatggatatttctttattttttccttcagctcatttgaaatttcccttactgcctcttctccttgttgtctcttgtcctttcctccccttgtcccccacccagaccatcccaccaactttgactgaggacaatcacagcctcacctccaagcacagccttgctgggatctcctgggaccacgctggcaggccgtggtggccgtctccaagcagagctatgtgctgcagatccctgtgtggtcttagacgagaacgtatggagacataacatgacccagggcagagcctgttggctgatgccagggcagagctggggcagcaggcatgagaggagaagacctccagcagctcctctccacacatgGGAAGGGAGTTTTGCAcccagtggtgctcctgagagaggatggtgacaaaggatgggggcactgcgagctgcagtgctgggcactgaccatctgtgcttggtctgggagtcctggcaggtggtgctggtgcctgcagccctagagaaaaccaCGATCCTGCTAGCAGCTGTGAGTTTTTTCCATGACCATtgggaacttcctggagtgtcatggctcccatctgcgtctcagccctccactggaccagccctgctgccctgcacacagtCCTACTGTGCAGGCACCCCACAGGACAGGctgcattctgggttggggaaaaatccccccagcatggtccccatgacagcccttggtgtcctgtccccctccgccctcctgcctggcagcctcccaccagtccccagcccctgcccagccctggtgctgtccCCCTGGGCTTAGCAGAAGGCCGTGCTCCAGGGTTTGCTGGGGTCTGGGCTCAGAGAGATGCCAGGAAGtgtggccattccccccatacaggtgctgagcccagcaggcggatggagctggtcacattcagagatcacccctcaccaggaccatggggaatggccagtgctggaaatggctggtacgagggggtGGGTGTGTGAAGAGTTTCCTAGGGCAATTTCTACtctcttttcaagcaaaaacaagatctttgttctgacagatcCTGTTTGAGGCCCACCATGGGGGAGGATGGACTGCAGGCCCTGTAGAtgtccccaggacctcctctgcatgctccctgtgaGCGCTGCAAAAGACCCagaagagggctcatcctcccaggagtCACGGCTGGACATCCAATCCTCCAGCTGAGCACAGAACCCTTTCTGGATGTAATTTTTCAtgtaatggccagcatgcagggtgggaaTGATTGTCTCAAGGCCATGAGCTGGAGACAGGGCCTGAGGGGCAGAAGCAAACTGATATGGTTCCTGGATCCcgcttccttcaacgcaagcccCCACAAagggtcccagccttctttttggtgccacccctcaggagggacaatggcagtatgagggtggggagcattcatccttcttcagccacttcccaggccatgtggagggccaggacagcaaggacttctggctctgcaccgtgAACTTCCTTTAGTGTATCCACACTCTGcatgttttctttgaattttgtgtcagcatttttctctaacggtgctgctctgcagagcgagcagactgtggggccacaggaccacagggtgactctgcactggtcatgctggtcagggtgagaggcagatccaaccaaatgggcaTCACAGCCTCTAATCTCTCCAGGGGACTGCggctgtggcaggtgcttggaggggctaTGGAgaatttccaaagctactagtagtgtccaggtgcacctctagatcctgcccctggtatttcacagagggtgacaggaatcaatctccagtctcccttccccatgccagctgggtcctcactgcctctcctgggattgcaaagtcctcctttctccatggatacctgggtttagtgctttacctttaggtgactccaccttggaggacctctccctttgtaagGTTCCACTCACtacccacaccaggcacacactgtcccaggagatcccctgtgctctcctggcacctccagattcccctccagaaggatggacatctgacactgggccttaaaatgtgggacagctgtgggtatgtaaatccatgaccattcatcccctccactgtcactggacactgatgggtgagttctaaatccagcccttggtgtCTAGGAGCTCATTACATgattaagagctttttgctcctgaaaccatggagaaccctgtgtaTTAGGcctttctggggtgcaattccttgggcctattcttgacaccatctttggaaaagaagtccagccttcaagcactgcactgggtagaacctactttatttcagagatactgtgagggagtcagctctgacccactgttgggcacaactttatatgggcaccaggtgagacagagcagtctcagtgaaggtggaatgaatccaagcatttgtgtagcaacatagaatcacagaatcacagaatcgctgaggttggaagggacctctggagatcatctagtccaacacccctgctcaagcagggtcacctagagcacattgcacaggactgcatccaggcgcgttttgaatatctccagagaaggagactccaccacctctcggggcaacctgttccagtgctctgtcaccctcacagtcaagaagcttttcctcgtgttcagatggaattgtctgtgtttcagtttgtgcccgttgcctcgcgtcctgtcgctcgtcaccactgaaaagagtctggccccatcctctcgacaccctcccttcagatacttgtacacattgataagatctcctctcagccttctcttctccaagctaaacaggcccagctctcacagcctttcctcataagagagatgctccagtcccctaatcatctttgtggcccttcgctggacttgctccagtaatgccacatccctcttgtactggggagcccagaactggacgcagtactccagatgtggcctcagcagggctgagtagagggggaggatcacctccctcgacctgctggcaacactcttcctgatgcaccccagcataccattggccttcttggccacaagggcactttgctgcctcatgcttaacttggtgtccaccagcactcccaggtccttctccgcagagctgctttccagcaggtcaacccccaacctgtcctgctgcatggggttgttcctccccaggtgcaggaccctgcacttgcctttgttgaacttcaggaggttcctctctgcccacctctccagcctgtccaagtctctttgaatggcagcacagccctctggtgtatcagccactcctcccagttttgtatcgtcagcaagaTTACAAATATTAAGAATAACAgtcacaataaaaataaagtgaacaagcAAAGCCCAGTCGTGGTACAGGATGctgtgggagtcatttgtggagagcaatggcaatgttaccactactgaaaattgtccatgaagtcattttcctcagggcatctttgagctccttgttcctcatgctgtagatgagtgggttcactgttggaggcaccactgagtacagaacagtcaccaccagatccagagctggtgaggagatggaggggggcttcaggtaggcaaagatgccagtgctgacaaacagggagaccacagccaggtgagggatacacgtggaaaaggctttgtgccgtccctgctcagagggaatcctcagcacagcagtgaagatctgcacgtaggacagcacaatgaaaacaaaacacccaaaggctaaacaaagactaaccaccagaagcccaacttccctgaggtaggattctgagcaggagagcttgaggatctgggggacttcacagaagaactggtccactgtgtttccttggcagagtggtatggaaaatgtgttagcagtgtgcagggcagcattgagaaaactagtgccccagacagctgctgccattctgacacaagctctgctgcccatgagtgtgctgtattgcaggggtctgcagatggcaacaaagcagtcataggccatgactgtgagaacagaacactgtcctcctaaaaagaagagaaccaggaagacctgggcagcacatcccaagtaggaaatggccctggtgtccctcagggaattggccgtggatttggggacagtggtggagaggtttccaaggtcaaggagggagaggttgaggaggaagtagcacatgggggtgtggaggcggtggtcgcaggctacggctgtgatgatgaggccattgcccaggagggcagccaggtagatgcccaggaagagcgagaagtgcaagagctgcagctcccgcgtgtctgcaaatgccaggaggaggaactcgttgaaggtgctgctgttggacatttgcttcctcggggctttgtggactgtccaaggaggaaaagacagtggcaagttagagcaggcttctctgagccaaacccactctgtttctcatagaaacccctacctttcctctgtcctttaccttcgctcagctccctttctacAGCTCTGTTTAATGGAGGTAAATGGAGgcaaatggaggtgtcagactgaccctgctatgtggtgggatacctggggatgggcgctgggagtgggggacttggtccaggtaccagtgggaagtttctctattTACCATGATGAGGGCTGAATAGAGCTgtcgtggcagctgtgtctgaaagagaagacccttgtgagggattcatctgccccagccttgtcctcttcatcagaggtgtctgtatctgaatcaatcacaccagctgccactccagcaaggcagagaaacagtcaagggaaggcagagggtgacctgaccctttctagatgtctctgtcccaatgggatagaccctgtcctcgCACCCGTTtaccatctgtgcccttcctgcaggcactgcagagagaatgggaagtgactagctgtGATGCACACATCCTACAGCAGTTTATGTCCACCatgtatgtggaagggctgttcaactcTTGGAAACccacttttctctgcaaaatgatcagtgcAGGAGTCTGatgatacacaaacacacacacacacacacacacacatctctattttagatgcctccttctcaccgtgggagcattctttgagggggtagaaatctttggcatttcagctgctctcagCATGatcccttgtgcatcccaagaggaaagaAGGACTCGCTGTTACTTTGaatagggtcacgggacctggtctgtccatgagtcttgcccctcactgccccaaATTTGCACTTCACTCAGAGGAAGGACAACCAAATTCACAAATTCCTCTAGGTAAGAAACATgactgagctgggagcagaggagttcaaTGTCacagggaagatttccaaattctatgCTCTCAGCCCCGAGacggagagagtgatgaagagtgtgacaaggtttctcactcacatgaccagaccagggactctcagatcttacagaaatgctccagggaagctgtgcttttccagagggcagcttgcagcttgacagcacagccccaagaagcagtcaagggtcctaaagacggactctcctaaaaggagagtcagctcattccccaacatgatgaaatgcattgccaggagcctcacaggttggaaggggattggggcttctcactgccaggaagggaacaccatacAGGACACTCAGGGCTGGTAACAGCCccgaaaggtctgagagaaacctcagcaagtcccttcatcctcacctcagcctacagacagcaccaccatcaccttcttggcctcgggagggtttgcctgacctgctccttagaacctgcaagcacagagacgcccctggacagggccctgcctgtgggaggtgtGTGGAGGGccggaatgagcacacagagggtgggagggggtctgtgagcaccgaccaggaaaagacattgggacagagaaagagctgtcagcagggtcagctccaggcagcggagatgggcaggcagtgagagggaagtgccaacagaaacattatgggtggatggagttgagcaagtcatggtcaggccctgcagtgccgacacctccctcagggagctcagatctcttctgcagaaacctcccagtagcaggacactgcccagggccatccccatggttgcaggtgctaaggagcaggtcacataaaccctgaggaggccagcaaaggggaagctggtgctgtctctagactaaggggtctaaggaaggaggaaggaactttcagaagttcctagcagacatgttggctgctcctggaaactgttaatgagtctcagtctgttgtccaagcctgacagctccccttccatttccattttccccttgccaggtggtaggaagtgtaaagcaccatgtcaggaaatcggcttctctttcaggaaatccctgccttcactttccttttgaaaagtcccctcggaaatgctctgtgcatgagctagagctgtgagcagccctgactcacacagcaccctctcagcaggagaatgaacctgccctgacagaggttattcctcctacccagagcttctccccgcagtgctatggggagctccccgggcaggctgagtgctgaccctcgcaggcagcagagtcacttagccaggaaggcagcaacctggggtgcagggacagtgctccgagttacagtactgggcaaACCTGTGTGCACGcctcagcttcacacccctgcagcttcccagggagaaggtagtaggatgccctgagatggtatggtagagaatgcctgctctgaagcacctcctcctcctctgcactggagaagccagcagagagaagctaaaaatcctgtgagtggtgggatgggatggggtcagaagacccctccaggaacctcagtagcattgccctccagccaaagtcttaccgtgtcaagggctgtgaagattcctcccacaaggagctctcctctctcctcccactccacactgccttgcacttctctctgccttgtcttatctcacgtcagcagcagcaggcagtgccctcagccctgctgctctttgcagaggagctgctcctgcacacagctgtctctgggcagtgctgtcaggttaccatgagctctctccattcctggagcctggccctgctcaggagcagaggcccagttaagctcatgactttctctgtcccttgtgctccctcctcctgggaaatgttcactggaataaactaaaaaaatcactgatggtccctctttaagcactgaaggaagactgattccagcactggaatttgtctcatcagagaatggttatctatgaaaggtggaaacgtcccattctggaagcccctattcctatctcttcactaggcaggacaccttgaagtgtacaagaagggagttcatttacccatgtttcaggtgttggttcagatgagtcagtctgggcaccttaggccaggttagaaacccctgggctggagtaggattcagatccctcccatgaactccacaaacacgcaggaggtgggattccctttgccaaaactgaagtgagcacaacagaggtgtctgcattggagctccttgtctaagctcccattgtaatcacctgagatgaaggatgggagtcagctggtcacacacaagtgcctggtgacattggaagagacagaggtggtcccaggcatgtgccagtgtctgcttgttctgacggagcaactatAACACCCACATCtatctagagcatgaggtgggggccagatgGGTAATTTCccggccatctgaaatgaccctagatgcctactgcagctagatctccactcactatgaagctgagacacaagcagatctgtacaatgcaaacagcgaatgaaatttggtgcagacactagattcagtgacataaagataggtcataggcagggccatggccgatgcctggagtgtccagcacaaccacaggtctctagcaaatacagcacaggacctaccggaaagccatgtccttttggagtggttgctggcaaagcgccccagggcctctcaggtttcctaccagtgcccaaacaactgaatcccaccgtttagctttaggcaaagtccatcctgtctatacACAACAGTgtggcatagatgggaggcacatcacaccaagggctcatctgctctggtctctgtacTCTCAaacatttcaagcttttctctccaAGAACAACTTCTCAAacccagatcatgtgaacagggactgtgctggtgatgtccacaggttggttggatcacaggacatccaggcccagggaatgtttcagtggcacttgtccttcctggagattggttcacctcagTCACAGGCCCCAgggtgctacaaagtcagttcaggcagacagcccttctcctgccatttctgcacagaccgcatctgtttcttgctggctttgggcactgcaggctttgctctctcagtgggaacctcctttcaccattacattctgtgtgctgaggttcaggccttgagtttcctcagctcttgccaggatgtgcaggcaggatgctgattaaaggcgaaggagtgtttctgcttgctccgagatgcgaaccaagcctgctttttccctgctttcatctcgtttgcttttcttaatgagagctttcctctgcagcagtgtttgctgagggaggaggggtcCATGAGAGTTCCTCGTTGCCAGCTGCATGTTAGCATGgcggcagctctttggaggagtgaaggcctgaTGGAGAGATGGCCTTTGGAGACTGGCAGGTATGTTCTTGAGAGATGATTTCTAAGGGAggctgctgccttcctgtgctgaatctccctagacaaggagtccctttgagtaggcaaggcaaggccagagtgccctgtaagggatgcacagcccaggtctctcttccttccccttgcagCCTCTGCAAGTTCCCCCTCCGTCCTGTTGCGGTAtgaccttgttgtgctgcagcagggcagtgagagagcagcccacgtgcaggcatgagtgtgctaggtgtggtgtcgttaggtgctggcactgctgccacgggcaaggagtgttttttctgcgtgatctttgggtgggtgtgaggagccccacttagctctagatgcattgctctGAGTAGCaggagccaagggagtggtggtgagcacagccatcctccagtgaggctcctggctttttggcaggcattgctgaccctgtgtgctggaagcacGTGACCCTTGGCAGGTTCTACCTGAGCACTTTTagagtttcccctccttttttagaggggagattcctagagcttttgcattgtgaccactcttttttctctgactcgtgccccctgaggccttGATGGGattgtctccctgcagccctgaaaaatccaggtgccagtgaGTGGAGCATTGGGGGTCTATTGCttgctgaggaaagagagagaagtggtccttcctgcagcctgccccctggtgctggtttag
The DNA window shown above is from Apteryx mantelli isolate bAptMan1 chromosome 11, bAptMan1.hap1, whole genome shotgun sequence and carries:
- the LOC136993162 gene encoding olfactory receptor 14J1-like; this translates as RPLQYSTLMGSRACVRMAAAVWGTSFLNAALHTANTFSIPLCQGNTVDQFFCEVPQILKLSCSESYLREVGLLVVSLCLAFGCFVFIVLSYVQIFTAVLRIPSEQGRHKAFSTCIPHLAVVSLFVSTGIFAYLKPPSISSPALDLVVTVLYSVVPPTVNPLI